A single genomic interval of Candidatus Rokuibacteriota bacterium harbors:
- the rho gene encoding transcription termination factor Rho, with translation MPPPAAATSGFESLTAVQPYERLKLETTASELSMRAMDLVAPIGRGQRGLIVAQPRTGKTMLLQGIAKAVLANHPEVIVIILLVDERPEEVTDFRMTIGKAAEIVASSNDNPYRRHIEVTEQVLEKAKRLVLEKRDVLVLFDSLTRMTRAYNNELSSRGRTMTGGIDSRAFQMPRAFFGAARKLEEGGSLTIVGTVLVETGSRMDDIIFEEFKGTGNMELHLTRELADRRIFPAIDILRSGTRHEELLFTEDELKKIHLLRRALSGTKPVQAMEAMLERLRLTATNAEFLKSLG, from the coding sequence ATGCCGCCGCCGGCTGCCGCGACCTCGGGCTTCGAGAGTCTCACCGCGGTCCAGCCCTACGAGCGGCTGAAGCTCGAGACCACGGCGTCCGAACTGTCCATGCGCGCGATGGACCTGGTCGCGCCCATCGGCCGGGGCCAGCGCGGGCTCATCGTCGCCCAGCCGCGGACGGGGAAGACCATGCTGCTGCAAGGCATCGCCAAGGCAGTGCTCGCCAACCACCCCGAAGTAATCGTCATCATTCTCTTGGTAGACGAGCGCCCTGAGGAGGTGACGGATTTCCGGATGACCATCGGCAAGGCGGCGGAGATCGTCGCCTCGAGCAACGACAACCCCTACCGCCGCCACATCGAGGTGACCGAGCAGGTCCTCGAGAAGGCCAAGCGCCTGGTGCTCGAGAAGCGGGACGTGCTCGTCCTCTTCGACTCCCTCACGCGCATGACGCGCGCGTACAACAACGAGCTGAGCTCGCGCGGGCGCACCATGACCGGCGGCATCGACAGCCGCGCCTTCCAGATGCCGCGCGCCTTCTTCGGCGCCGCCCGCAAACTCGAGGAGGGCGGGTCGCTCACGATCGTGGGGACGGTCCTGGTCGAGACGGGCTCCCGGATGGACGACATCATCTTTGAGGAGTTCAAGGGCACCGGGAACATGGAGCTCCATCTCACCCGGGAGCTGGCCGACCGCCGCATCTTCCCGGCCATCGACATCCTCCGCTCCGGCACCCGCCACGAGGAGCTCCTCTTCACCGAGGACGAACTGAAGAAGATCCATCTCCTCCGTCGCGCGCTCTCCGGCACCAAGCCGGTGCAGGCCATGGAGGCCATGCTCGAGCGCCTCCGCCTCACCGCGACCAACGCGGAGTTCCTGAAGTCCCTCGGGTAG